One genomic region from Solwaraspora sp. WMMD792 encodes:
- the nadA gene encoding quinolinate synthase NadA — MTSTWVEPSSTATALLLLGRGSDPASERGVDCPGELPAPSDPDLVARATAAKAALGDRVFVLGHHYQRDEVIQFADVTGDSFKLAREAAARPSAEFIVFCGVHFMAESADILTGDAQRVVLPDLAAGCSMADMAALGQVETAWEALADAGAADSTVPVTYMNSSADIKGFVGRNGGVVCTSSNAKRALTWAFERGQRVLFLPDQHLGRNTAVLEMGLDADDCVLYDPHKPGGGLTAQQLREAKMVLWRGHCSVHGRFTRSSVDEVRMRVPGVNVLVHPECRYEVVTAADQIGSTEYIIRTIEAAPAGSAWAVGTELNLVRRLALAHPDKQVMFLDRTVCYCSTMNRIDLPHLVWALEELVAGRVPNQITVEARTAHFARVALDQMLALP; from the coding sequence GTGACTTCGACGTGGGTTGAGCCTTCCAGCACCGCGACCGCCCTGTTGCTGCTCGGTCGGGGCAGCGACCCGGCCAGCGAGCGCGGCGTCGACTGTCCGGGTGAGCTCCCGGCACCCAGCGATCCGGATCTGGTCGCCCGGGCCACCGCCGCCAAGGCGGCGCTCGGCGACCGGGTCTTCGTGCTCGGTCACCACTACCAGCGCGACGAGGTCATCCAGTTCGCCGATGTCACCGGCGACTCGTTCAAGCTGGCCAGGGAGGCCGCCGCACGGCCGTCGGCCGAGTTCATCGTCTTCTGCGGTGTGCACTTCATGGCGGAGAGCGCGGACATCCTGACCGGCGACGCGCAGCGGGTGGTGCTGCCGGATCTGGCCGCCGGCTGTTCGATGGCGGACATGGCGGCCCTCGGCCAGGTGGAGACCGCCTGGGAGGCGCTGGCCGACGCGGGCGCGGCCGACTCGACGGTGCCGGTGACGTACATGAACTCGTCGGCGGACATCAAGGGCTTCGTCGGCCGCAACGGCGGGGTGGTCTGCACCTCGTCGAACGCCAAGCGGGCCCTGACCTGGGCGTTCGAGCGCGGCCAGCGGGTGCTGTTCCTGCCGGACCAGCATCTGGGCCGCAACACGGCGGTGCTGGAGATGGGCCTCGACGCCGACGACTGCGTGCTCTACGACCCGCACAAGCCCGGTGGTGGGCTGACTGCGCAGCAGTTGCGCGAGGCGAAGATGGTGCTCTGGCGGGGGCACTGCTCGGTGCACGGCCGGTTCACCCGCAGCAGCGTCGACGAGGTGCGGATGCGGGTGCCCGGGGTCAACGTGCTGGTCCACCCGGAGTGCCGCTACGAGGTGGTCACTGCCGCCGACCAGATCGGCTCGACGGAGTACATCATCCGGACCATCGAGGCCGCCCCGGCCGGATCGGCGTGGGCCGTGGGCACGGAGCTGAACCTGGTCCGCCGGTTGGCGCTGGCCCACCCGGACAAGCAGGTCATGTTCCTGGACCGGACGGTCTGCTACTGCTCGACGATGAACCGGATCGACCTGCCGCACCTGGTGTGGGCGTTGGAGGAGCTGGTCGCCGGCCGGGTGCCGAACCAGATCACGGTCGAGGCGCGTACGGCGCATTTCGCCCGGGTCGCGTTGGACCAGATGCTGGCACTGCCCTGA
- the murA gene encoding UDP-N-acetylglucosamine 1-carboxyvinyltransferase has translation MTDDVLIVHGGTPLHGQIRVRGAKNLVSKAMVAALLGDEPSRLYDVPRIRDVEIVRGLLELHGVKVSDGVEDGELVLDPANVESASFDQINVHAGSSRIPILFCGPLLHRLGHAFIPDLGGCHIGPRPIDFHMQALREFGAVVEKTPQGLHLTAPNGLHGTKFELPYPSVGATEQVLLTAVLADGVTELRNAAVEPEIVDLICVMQKMGAIIKVHTDRVIEIHGVSRLGGYSHRPIPDRIEAASWAAAALATGGDVNVLGAQQADMMTFLNVFRSVGGAYQVTDARPPRVGSAGQEGGIRFWHPGNELRAVALETDVHPGFMTDWQQPLVVALTQARGLSIVHETVYEQRLGYTEALNTMGATIQVYRECLGGTPCRFGRRNFKHSAVIAGPSKLHAADLVIPDLRAGFSHLIAALAAEGTSRVYGVDLINRGYEDFEAKLADLGAHVERP, from the coding sequence TTGACCGACGACGTCCTGATCGTGCACGGCGGCACCCCCCTGCACGGGCAGATCCGGGTCCGAGGCGCCAAGAATCTCGTCTCCAAGGCGATGGTGGCCGCCCTCCTCGGCGACGAGCCGAGCAGGTTGTACGACGTACCGCGGATCCGCGACGTCGAGATCGTCCGAGGCCTGCTCGAACTGCACGGGGTCAAGGTCAGCGACGGCGTTGAGGACGGCGAGCTGGTGCTCGATCCGGCCAATGTGGAAAGCGCCTCGTTCGACCAGATCAACGTGCATGCCGGCTCCAGCCGGATCCCGATCCTGTTCTGCGGCCCGCTGCTGCACCGGCTCGGTCACGCCTTCATCCCGGACCTCGGCGGTTGCCACATCGGTCCCCGGCCGATCGACTTCCACATGCAGGCGCTGCGCGAGTTCGGCGCGGTCGTCGAGAAGACCCCGCAAGGGCTGCACCTGACCGCGCCCAACGGTCTGCACGGCACCAAGTTCGAGCTGCCGTACCCGAGCGTCGGCGCCACCGAGCAGGTGCTGCTGACCGCCGTACTCGCCGACGGGGTGACCGAGCTGCGCAACGCCGCGGTCGAGCCGGAGATCGTCGACCTGATCTGCGTCATGCAGAAGATGGGCGCGATCATCAAGGTGCACACCGACCGGGTGATCGAGATCCACGGCGTTTCCCGGCTCGGCGGCTACTCGCACCGGCCGATCCCGGACCGGATTGAGGCGGCCAGCTGGGCGGCGGCGGCGCTGGCCACCGGCGGCGACGTCAACGTGCTCGGCGCGCAGCAGGCCGACATGATGACCTTCCTGAACGTGTTCCGGTCGGTCGGCGGCGCGTACCAGGTCACCGACGCCCGCCCACCGCGCGTCGGCAGCGCCGGCCAGGAGGGCGGAATCCGGTTCTGGCACCCGGGCAACGAGCTGCGCGCGGTCGCCCTGGAGACCGACGTGCACCCGGGCTTCATGACCGACTGGCAGCAGCCGCTGGTCGTCGCGTTGACCCAGGCCCGTGGGCTGTCGATCGTCCACGAGACGGTGTACGAGCAGCGGCTGGGCTACACCGAGGCGCTCAACACGATGGGCGCGACGATCCAGGTCTACCGGGAGTGCCTGGGCGGGACCCCGTGCCGGTTCGGTCGGCGCAACTTCAAGCACTCGGCGGTGATCGCCGGGCCCAGCAAGCTGCACGCCGCCGACCTGGTCATCCCGGACCTGCGGGCCGGGTTCAGCCACCTGATCGCGGCGCTCGCCGCCGAGGGCACCTCCCGGGTGTACGGCGTCGACCTGATCAACCGCGGGTACGAGGACTTCGAGGCCAAGCTGGCCGACCTCGGCGCCCACGTGGAACGTCCCTGA
- a CDS encoding DUF3043 domain-containing protein yields the protein MPSLFRRKSADVVEADLPEDDVPPSQDEAGSVRARRHTPSKKELGVVTPKRPAAGRRPAANAKPLTKQEAREQRRARRAAISEEFRREGGPRDRAPERGLARDVVDSRRTVGTWFFGGALLVLIGSGPTMPPAVQLASNLLWVTLAVLVVVDSLLISRRIRKLVRERFPKSDQRMGGLYFYAIMRAMTFRRMRTPIPRVQLGDKI from the coding sequence GTGCCGTCGCTGTTTCGCCGCAAGTCCGCCGATGTCGTGGAAGCCGACCTGCCGGAGGACGATGTTCCCCCGTCGCAGGACGAGGCCGGGTCCGTCCGTGCCCGCCGGCACACGCCGAGCAAGAAGGAACTCGGTGTGGTCACCCCGAAGCGGCCGGCTGCCGGCCGCCGGCCGGCGGCAAACGCCAAGCCGCTGACCAAGCAGGAGGCCCGCGAGCAGCGACGGGCCCGACGGGCGGCGATCTCGGAGGAGTTCCGGCGCGAGGGCGGGCCACGTGACCGTGCCCCGGAGCGCGGGCTCGCCCGCGACGTGGTGGATTCCCGGCGTACGGTCGGCACCTGGTTCTTCGGTGGCGCGCTGCTCGTGCTGATCGGGTCCGGCCCGACGATGCCGCCAGCGGTGCAGTTGGCGTCGAACCTGCTCTGGGTGACCCTGGCGGTGCTGGTGGTCGTCGACTCTTTGTTGATCTCCCGCCGGATCCGCAAACTGGTGCGGGAGCGGTTCCCCAAGTCGGACCAGCGGATGGGCGGCCTGTACTTCTACGCCATCATGCGCGCGATGACGTTCCGCCGGATGCGCACCCCGATCCCCCGGGTGCAGCTCGGCGACAAGATCTGA
- a CDS encoding WG repeat-containing protein, which yields MRRARDHRPQEPGWVTDPTNEWVPLPGQRYPGDNGAGRSARREPTSRGVSRGRANVYQSGSGTGRAPVGDRTDQPSARRPQIDADRARRDGRREAPRPNEPAPEAAGAAGWFAEGGQQQPSHTDGTGRRQHPDDVFHHRRRHPDDVFHERPYPPERRRGGPPADRDRPPWQPAEPFDRDRPQPRDQRPPVRPDGPASRWDQHHRAGPPDGPRRDGQQPSDADPRRTPQRWHTPPPTAPPPPPAPPPQTAQTAPPPAPDRRVAGRPAARQPGPDEVYRVKPAAQAPPPAPPEHPARPISGAVPPPPGRMPTAGAGPDGRLHRPDPGQTGEQLPIPVSAPAGPPPEFRVQTPTGEHPQIRPVPRGEDVAEPEYVVRAKAEPRHAPPPYIVRPQPDQPAPPRPVQASPAGPVAEPPAPVSPTAAPSGRVPSQAPVPAEAPVPAEAPVPAEAPVPTEAPVQSDVPAPPATALVRPDTAPAAETAAAAATDRDGGPSPLPDQLDIDPAGTEPAGTDPPATDPAGTEPAAGLTDDPIGTAPDDNDGGSGSGPAGPPASPDTVLPVTGTAAGSATALGAPTMLAPLVQPDLPTDEPDPAQDPETAPDETEPQLSDPEQMLSSYHWRFHHETLRELVDNPDEFRAIRDRLTEKIEPATDNATRARLLSLRAVVSRILGDLGKALADAKLALAHAEATGELRRVAIAQARLAHVLQWRGDFAEADRLFEEANSAELPDRLRATMHEHAGRSCYDQGRYMEACNHFERALELRKVEDPDLIARTELALDAVFAKVAENGWGPYPRDREEILRLHRPPRPTFSDQAQQWGYAGVDGELVIAPGYADVQPFHEGVAWVRRPEAKWWELIDESGTTVIAPTAGYIGVGSFSDGLAWVTADGTGSWIAIDRNNTVVIGTGFEDVRPFRRGVAVVRRGGWGAVDKTGRMLLPPRFGGFPTALTDGRYIDGFTDEGLAIIDSGGRKGVVDRSGRMVVPPVHPAMAIHPVAFLVAAPDGHWGALDRRGEPLIDPVLPSRADVMDEIDRLLADTKPLL from the coding sequence ATGCGCCGGGCGCGGGACCATCGGCCGCAGGAACCGGGCTGGGTCACCGATCCGACCAACGAATGGGTGCCGCTACCGGGCCAGCGGTACCCCGGCGACAACGGCGCGGGTCGGTCGGCCCGGCGGGAACCGACCAGCCGCGGTGTCAGCCGTGGGCGAGCCAACGTCTACCAGTCCGGTTCCGGAACCGGGCGGGCACCTGTCGGCGACCGGACAGACCAGCCCTCGGCCCGCAGGCCGCAGATTGACGCCGACCGGGCCCGGCGGGACGGTCGCCGCGAGGCACCACGCCCGAACGAACCGGCGCCGGAAGCCGCCGGGGCCGCCGGCTGGTTCGCCGAGGGCGGCCAGCAACAGCCGTCCCACACCGACGGGACCGGCCGTCGGCAGCATCCCGACGACGTGTTCCACCACCGCCGCCGGCATCCGGACGATGTCTTCCACGAGCGCCCGTACCCACCGGAGCGACGCCGTGGTGGTCCACCCGCCGATCGGGACCGGCCCCCGTGGCAGCCGGCTGAGCCGTTCGACCGGGACCGGCCGCAGCCTCGTGACCAACGGCCGCCGGTGCGGCCGGACGGCCCGGCGTCCCGGTGGGACCAGCACCATCGGGCAGGCCCACCGGACGGCCCTCGCCGGGACGGACAGCAGCCCTCGGACGCCGACCCGCGCCGCACACCGCAGCGCTGGCATACGCCACCGCCGACGGCACCGCCACCGCCACCGGCACCGCCGCCACAGACTGCGCAGACGGCACCGCCACCGGCACCGGATCGCCGGGTGGCTGGCCGGCCGGCAGCCCGGCAGCCGGGACCGGATGAGGTGTACCGGGTCAAGCCCGCCGCCCAGGCGCCCCCGCCGGCACCTCCGGAGCATCCGGCGCGTCCGATCTCCGGCGCGGTCCCGCCACCGCCGGGTCGGATGCCCACGGCAGGGGCGGGCCCCGACGGCCGGCTCCACCGACCGGACCCGGGTCAGACCGGCGAGCAACTGCCAATTCCGGTCTCCGCCCCGGCCGGGCCGCCCCCGGAGTTCCGGGTACAGACGCCGACCGGCGAGCACCCGCAGATCCGGCCGGTCCCCCGAGGGGAGGATGTCGCCGAACCGGAGTACGTGGTGCGGGCCAAGGCCGAGCCGCGGCACGCCCCGCCGCCGTACATCGTGCGCCCGCAGCCGGACCAGCCAGCACCGCCGCGACCAGTGCAGGCCTCCCCGGCGGGACCCGTGGCTGAGCCGCCGGCGCCGGTCTCCCCCACCGCCGCACCGTCCGGTCGGGTCCCGTCGCAGGCGCCGGTCCCGGCCGAGGCCCCAGTTCCGGCCGAGGCCCCGGTCCCGGCCGAGGCCCCAGTTCCGACCGAGGCCCCGGTCCAGTCGGACGTCCCGGCGCCACCAGCCACCGCGTTGGTCCGGCCGGACACAGCGCCCGCTGCGGAAACCGCCGCTGCCGCTGCCACGGACCGCGACGGCGGACCGTCTCCGCTGCCCGACCAACTCGATATTGACCCGGCTGGCACCGAGCCGGCCGGCACCGACCCGCCTGCCACCGACCCGGCCGGCACCGAGCCGGCTGCCGGACTCACCGACGATCCGATCGGTACCGCCCCGGACGACAACGATGGCGGGTCCGGCTCCGGCCCTGCCGGGCCGCCGGCCAGTCCGGACACTGTCCTACCGGTCACCGGGACCGCCGCCGGCTCGGCCACGGCGCTCGGCGCACCCACCATGCTGGCCCCGCTCGTACAGCCGGACCTGCCAACCGACGAACCCGACCCGGCGCAGGATCCCGAGACCGCACCGGACGAGACCGAGCCCCAGCTCAGCGATCCCGAACAGATGCTGTCGTCGTACCACTGGCGTTTCCACCACGAGACGCTACGTGAGCTGGTGGACAATCCCGACGAGTTCCGGGCCATCCGGGACCGGCTCACCGAGAAGATCGAACCGGCGACTGACAACGCCACCCGGGCCCGGCTGTTGAGCCTGCGGGCGGTCGTCTCCCGCATCCTCGGCGACCTCGGCAAGGCACTGGCCGACGCCAAACTGGCGCTAGCGCACGCCGAGGCGACCGGGGAACTACGCCGGGTCGCGATCGCCCAGGCGCGGCTGGCGCACGTGCTGCAGTGGCGGGGTGACTTCGCTGAAGCGGACCGGTTGTTCGAGGAGGCCAACTCGGCCGAACTACCGGACCGGCTGCGGGCGACGATGCATGAACACGCCGGTCGGTCCTGCTACGACCAGGGCCGCTACATGGAGGCGTGCAACCACTTCGAACGTGCGCTGGAGCTGCGCAAGGTCGAGGATCCGGACCTGATCGCGCGTACCGAGCTGGCGCTGGACGCGGTGTTCGCCAAGGTCGCCGAGAACGGTTGGGGGCCGTACCCCCGGGACCGGGAGGAGATCCTGCGGCTGCACCGTCCGCCGCGACCGACCTTCAGTGACCAGGCCCAGCAATGGGGGTACGCGGGGGTCGACGGTGAGCTGGTGATCGCTCCCGGCTACGCCGACGTCCAGCCGTTCCACGAGGGGGTGGCCTGGGTCCGCCGGCCGGAGGCCAAATGGTGGGAGCTGATCGACGAGTCGGGGACAACGGTGATCGCGCCGACCGCCGGCTACATCGGGGTCGGCTCGTTCTCCGACGGACTCGCCTGGGTCACCGCCGACGGCACCGGCAGCTGGATCGCCATCGACCGGAACAACACCGTGGTGATCGGGACCGGCTTCGAGGACGTACGCCCGTTCCGGCGCGGCGTCGCGGTGGTCCGGCGCGGCGGCTGGGGCGCGGTCGACAAGACCGGCCGGATGCTGCTCCCGCCCCGGTTCGGCGGCTTCCCGACCGCGCTCACCGACGGCCGCTACATCGACGGCTTCACCGACGAGGGTTTGGCGATCATCGACTCGGGTGGGCGCAAGGGCGTGGTCGACCGGTCCGGACGGATGGTCGTACCACCGGTGCATCCGGCGATGGCGATCCACCCCGTGGCGTTCCTGGTCGCGGCCCCCGACGGACACTGGGGGGCGTTGGACCGGCGCGGGGAACCGCTGATCGACCCGGTGCTGCCCAGCCGCGCGGACGTGATGGACGAGATCGACCGGCTGCTGGCCGACACCAAACCGCTGCTGTGA
- a CDS encoding aldo/keto reductase family protein produces MEFRHLGRSGMLVSEISYGNWITHGSQVEEEAANACVRAALDVGITTFDTADTYAGTRAEEVLGRALRGERREGLEILTKVFWPTGEGRNDRGLSRKHIMESINGSLRRLQTDYVDLYQAHRFDYATPLEETMEAFADIVHSGKAHYIGVSEWNASQIRQGHALARELKIPLVSNQPQYSMLWRVIEAEVIPASEELGVGQIVFSPLGQGVLTGKYQPGQPPPAGSRATDQSGGATFIARFMTDQTLSTVAQLKPLAEQAGLSMAQLALAWVLQNPNVSSAIIGATRPEQVRDNVKASGVQLDGGLMKAIDEILEPIVERDPGRTVSPASRP; encoded by the coding sequence ATGGAATTCCGACACCTAGGCCGCTCCGGCATGCTCGTCAGCGAGATCTCCTACGGAAACTGGATCACCCACGGATCGCAGGTGGAGGAAGAAGCAGCCAACGCCTGCGTACGCGCCGCGCTGGACGTCGGCATCACCACCTTCGACACCGCCGACACGTACGCCGGCACCCGGGCCGAGGAGGTGCTCGGCCGGGCGCTGCGTGGCGAACGCCGGGAAGGGCTGGAGATCCTGACCAAGGTCTTCTGGCCGACCGGCGAGGGGCGCAACGACCGGGGATTGTCCCGCAAGCACATCATGGAGTCGATCAACGGCTCGCTGCGCCGGCTGCAGACCGACTACGTCGACCTCTACCAGGCGCACCGGTTCGACTACGCCACTCCGCTGGAGGAGACGATGGAGGCCTTCGCCGACATCGTGCATTCCGGCAAGGCCCACTACATCGGGGTCTCGGAGTGGAACGCCTCGCAGATCCGTCAGGGCCACGCCCTGGCCCGTGAGCTGAAGATCCCGCTGGTGTCCAACCAGCCGCAGTACTCGATGCTGTGGCGGGTCATCGAGGCCGAGGTGATCCCGGCCAGCGAGGAACTCGGCGTCGGGCAGATCGTCTTCTCGCCGCTGGGTCAGGGTGTGCTCACCGGCAAGTACCAGCCTGGTCAGCCACCGCCGGCCGGCTCGCGGGCCACCGACCAGTCCGGGGGCGCGACGTTCATCGCCCGGTTCATGACCGACCAGACGCTGAGCACCGTGGCGCAGCTCAAGCCGCTGGCCGAGCAGGCCGGCCTGTCGATGGCCCAGCTGGCCCTCGCCTGGGTGCTGCAGAACCCCAACGTGTCGTCGGCCATCATCGGTGCCACCCGGCCCGAGCAGGTGCGCGACAACGTCAAGGCCAGCGGGGTCCAGCTGGACGGCGGTCTGATGAAGGCCATCGACGAGATCCTGGAGCCGATCGTCGAGCGGGACCCGGGCCGGACCGTCAGCCCGGCCAGTCGGCCGTAG
- a CDS encoding site-2 protease family protein has translation MPSDGPSGGPLAGRPATSWRPSPVFLVLVALVAGSGALAWSSERYARLAVFALVVSGWLVSLCLHEYAHALVAYRFGDRSVAHRGYLTLNPFRYTHPLLSVALPVLVVLLGGIGLPGGAVWVDRHRIPGRLRHTLVSLAGPAVNVSLAVALAVPFLVGVDPGGRQEFWAGLALLGFLQLTASVLNLLPVPGLDGGNMIQPWLPPAWQRGYQVLAPFGFIGLFALLWDDQIGGAFFQAVFRLGDLLGLPAPLYSYGLALIRFWS, from the coding sequence GTGCCGTCCGACGGACCGTCGGGTGGCCCGCTGGCCGGTCGGCCGGCGACGAGCTGGCGGCCCAGCCCGGTCTTCCTCGTCCTGGTCGCCCTGGTGGCCGGCAGCGGCGCACTCGCCTGGTCAAGTGAGCGGTACGCCCGGTTGGCCGTCTTCGCGCTGGTGGTCAGCGGCTGGCTGGTCTCACTCTGCCTGCACGAGTACGCGCACGCGCTGGTCGCCTACCGGTTCGGTGACCGCAGCGTGGCGCACCGGGGCTACCTGACGCTCAACCCGTTCAGGTACACCCATCCGCTGCTGTCCGTCGCGCTGCCGGTGCTGGTGGTCCTGCTCGGCGGGATCGGCCTGCCCGGGGGCGCGGTCTGGGTGGACCGGCACCGGATTCCGGGCCGGCTCCGGCACACCCTGGTCAGCCTCGCCGGCCCGGCGGTCAACGTGTCCCTCGCGGTGGCACTCGCGGTGCCGTTCCTCGTCGGCGTGGATCCGGGCGGCCGACAGGAGTTCTGGGCGGGCCTCGCCCTGCTGGGCTTCCTGCAGTTGACCGCCAGTGTGCTCAACCTGCTGCCGGTCCCCGGACTGGACGGCGGCAACATGATCCAACCGTGGCTGCCGCCGGCCTGGCAGCGCGGTTACCAGGTGCTCGCGCCGTTCGGCTTCATCGGCCTGTTCGCGTTGCTGTGGGACGACCAGATCGGCGGCGCGTTCTTCCAGGCCGTGTTCCGGCTCGGCGACCTGCTCGGGCTGCCCGCCCCGCTCTACAGCTACGGTCTGGCGCTGATCCGGTTCTGGTCCTGA
- a CDS encoding bifunctional adenosylcobinamide kinase/adenosylcobinamide-phosphate guanylyltransferase, with translation MSVGGWQSILVLGGIRSGKSDYAESLVTGDPVVRYVATGAADPSDAEWLARIEEHRARRPTDWHTDEATGDPGRLIEAISSARAEETLLVDDVGGWVAALLDPARQPADDRAAIAELAAAVRSCPARLVLVSPEVGLALMPSTPVGRAFADALGLTNQLLAEVADTVVLVVAGQPVQLKSTGPTVTGPTVTGPTEQARPEQTEQAGLASGPEQAGPELAAADGSGTAAQITPGMTLPMPAEKTRTAGVARLGRLDLPGAGFGALENVIGFAAGTQDAVSPRPWDPVQVVLIHGDHEGGVAAGDSPQDSARRADQARAGHGALARLAATAGAVVDVVAAPVAAPIEHRSALTPDEVDSALATGWEVAQRAGRAGVAAIVIAACGAGGAAAAAAVVAATTGAEPAALLGRVPAAGGKVDDAAWMSRCAAVRDALHRTRRGTRGAREVLAEYAGGEIAVATGVLLGATANRIPVLLDGPVGVAAALVSRDLAGQARHWCLLPDHGRQPTVRHAADVLGLTPLLDLRLDLGEGATALAALPLLRSALALADTLDEHPTFAEPEPAGPGPAAADPVR, from the coding sequence ATGTCCGTTGGCGGGTGGCAGTCCATTCTCGTGCTCGGTGGGATCCGGTCCGGCAAGTCCGACTACGCCGAGTCCCTGGTCACCGGGGATCCGGTGGTGCGTTACGTGGCGACGGGAGCGGCGGATCCGTCCGACGCCGAGTGGCTCGCCCGGATCGAGGAGCACCGGGCACGCCGGCCGACCGACTGGCACACCGACGAGGCCACCGGGGATCCGGGCCGGCTGATCGAGGCGATCTCGTCGGCCCGCGCGGAGGAGACGCTGCTCGTCGACGACGTGGGCGGCTGGGTCGCCGCGCTGCTCGATCCGGCTCGGCAACCAGCCGACGACCGGGCCGCCATCGCTGAGCTCGCCGCCGCGGTGCGGTCCTGTCCGGCCCGGTTGGTGCTGGTCAGCCCGGAGGTGGGGCTGGCGCTGATGCCGTCCACACCGGTCGGCCGGGCGTTCGCGGATGCGCTCGGCCTGACCAACCAACTGCTGGCCGAGGTGGCCGACACGGTGGTGCTGGTCGTGGCCGGACAGCCGGTGCAGCTGAAGTCGACCGGGCCGACCGTGACCGGGCCGACCGTGACCGGGCCGACCGAGCAGGCCAGGCCGGAGCAGACCGAGCAGGCCGGGCTGGCGAGCGGCCCGGAGCAGGCCGGCCCGGAGCTGGCGGCGGCCGATGGTTCCGGCACGGCGGCGCAGATCACCCCCGGGATGACCCTGCCGATGCCGGCGGAGAAGACCCGGACCGCCGGCGTCGCCCGGCTGGGCCGGCTGGACCTGCCCGGCGCCGGGTTCGGTGCGCTCGAAAACGTCATCGGGTTCGCCGCCGGTACGCAGGACGCGGTCAGCCCACGACCGTGGGACCCGGTCCAGGTGGTGCTGATCCACGGCGACCACGAAGGTGGAGTCGCCGCCGGCGACAGCCCGCAGGACTCGGCGCGCCGGGCCGACCAGGCCCGCGCCGGCCACGGGGCGCTGGCGCGGCTGGCCGCCACCGCCGGTGCGGTCGTCGACGTCGTCGCCGCCCCCGTCGCCGCCCCGATCGAACACCGATCGGCGCTCACCCCCGACGAGGTGGACAGCGCGTTGGCGACCGGGTGGGAGGTGGCGCAGCGGGCCGGCCGGGCCGGCGTGGCGGCGATCGTCATCGCCGCCTGCGGCGCGGGCGGTGCCGCCGCAGCGGCCGCCGTCGTCGCGGCGACCACCGGCGCGGAGCCGGCGGCGCTGCTCGGCCGGGTGCCTGCGGCGGGCGGAAAGGTCGACGACGCCGCGTGGATGTCACGGTGCGCCGCGGTACGTGACGCGCTGCACCGCACTCGGCGCGGCACCCGTGGTGCCCGGGAGGTACTGGCGGAGTACGCCGGCGGGGAGATCGCGGTGGCCACCGGGGTGCTGCTCGGTGCGACCGCCAACCGGATCCCGGTGCTGTTGGACGGCCCGGTCGGGGTGGCCGCCGCGCTGGTCAGCCGGGATCTCGCCGGCCAGGCCCGGCACTGGTGCCTGCTGCCCGACCATGGTCGGCAGCCCACCGTGCGGCACGCGGCGGACGTACTCGGCCTGACCCCGCTGCTGGACCTGCGGCTCGACCTGGGTGAGGGCGCCACCGCGCTGGCCGCGTTGCCGCTGCTGCGTTCGGCGCTCGCCCTGGCCGACACGCTCGACGAGCACCCGACGTTCGCCGAACCGGAGCCGGCCGGCCCCGGTCCGGCCGCTGCCGACCCGGTGCGGTGA
- a CDS encoding adenosylcobinamide-GDP ribazoletransferase, which produces MTSERPTGAVRTVSAGVRLAVTTFTVFPLRPGAVHRAAAAVAMSVAPVVGLGLGVLLAMALLALSAAGTPALVAAALVTGLAAASTRGLHLDGLADTVDALGSHRPADGALAVMRRPDIGPFGVVALVVVLLAQTASLGSLPAGRSWPAVLATVAAAVAAGRLAVTWACRQTVPAARPDGLGALVAGTQRWPAVAAGTVLVAAVAVAAVPDRPWQGPLVVLGAVLLWLIWLRHLVRRFGGITGDVLGAGVEFTSTAVYLGLVTVR; this is translated from the coding sequence GTGACCAGCGAGCGGCCCACCGGTGCGGTGCGCACCGTCTCCGCCGGCGTCCGGCTCGCCGTCACCACCTTCACCGTGTTTCCGCTGCGGCCCGGCGCGGTGCACCGGGCGGCGGCGGCCGTGGCGATGTCGGTCGCCCCGGTGGTCGGCCTCGGGCTGGGCGTGCTCCTCGCAATGGCCCTGCTCGCGCTCTCGGCCGCCGGGACCCCGGCGCTGGTCGCCGCAGCGCTCGTGACGGGCCTGGCCGCAGCGTCGACCCGGGGACTGCACCTGGATGGACTGGCCGACACCGTCGACGCGCTCGGCTCACACCGGCCCGCTGACGGCGCGCTGGCGGTGATGCGCCGGCCGGACATCGGTCCGTTCGGCGTGGTTGCCCTGGTCGTCGTACTGCTGGCGCAGACGGCGTCGCTCGGGTCGCTACCGGCCGGCCGGTCGTGGCCGGCGGTCCTGGCGACGGTCGCCGCCGCAGTCGCGGCAGGCCGGCTCGCGGTCACGTGGGCCTGCCGCCAGACCGTGCCGGCAGCCCGACCGGACGGGCTCGGCGCGCTGGTGGCCGGCACCCAGCGGTGGCCGGCGGTGGCGGCCGGCACGGTCCTGGTCGCCGCCGTGGCGGTCGCCGCCGTACCCGACCGCCCCTGGCAGGGGCCACTGGTCGTGCTGGGCGCGGTGCTGCTGTGGCTGATCTGGCTGCGCCATCTGGTACGCCGGTTCGGCGGGATCACCGGCGACGTGCTGGGTGCCGGCGTCGAGTTCACCAGCACCGCCGTCTACCTCGGCCTGGTGACCGTGCGGTAA